CACTGAACTGGAGTGGTCGGGGCTCTTCTTTTAACTTTAAACTCCAGTCACCTCATTTTTTAAGACCGATTAGAACTTCACTTGGCTATGTAAAAGCCCTACTGATGCCTCTAGCACACAACCACACAGGTACCACTGAGACATCACTGAGACAGCTGCAAGGATGGGGGAGGCGGAAGAGAAGGCTGGAGAAGGGGACGAAAAAtgtgttctttatttttttattgttattgaTTGTCTTTgtgctctttcttcttctttggcttccCTACAACCACTGTGTGACATGACAATTCTCCACCCATGCCATGAGAAGTCATGAGCCAGCCAGTGACCAAGATCCCCTGgtcttgataaatacttaaatccCTGGATGGGTGTCTCCAAGAAAAATGTTGACAAATTATTAATTATTCACCAGCcattaaaacaaaaaaaggagTGTTTGACCACTTTCCCTCACGTAAACATTAAAAGTGTTGAGCTATTCTAATCCTTCAGATTCAGTTAGTTTATGTTGATGAGATTTTTGGCTactttgcctcatcaaatcttttaATGAAAGTTCCAGATGAATTTCTTTTGCAAACTAATGAACAAACTTTGGTGCTTGATTGTTAATGTTTCTGATAAATAAAGAACTGTTTTTTACTATTTAGTCTCTTCCTATTATTAATCATAAAAGGATGTCATATCTGCATCACAATTAACCTTGATTCGAATGTTGCTGGCTCAGGCAACTCTAAAACCAGACAGATAAATACTTGCTTTCCAGGTAGAAGAAATTTTGAACAATAACATGCTTTCGCTCTGTTGGTTTCCAACTCACTTCACTTTATCCAAAAATTTTAAGCCATCGTCTGCTTCTTCTCGTGCAGTACAGTAACAACATCAGCAGTATCGAGTGTTCATTTCCAACCCACCtcactatatttatttattaaataagaaAATGTTCCTTCTTATACAGTACAGTTACATCATCAGCACTCATAATTAATTACAAATTCAACCAAAAGAGCAATCACCTCCAGAGAATGCTTGTTTGTTATAAGCTCATTCAAATCAATTCTGATGCCTCATATAATTTATGACCAAAAACCTGATTTCCAATCCCATATAGCTCACGAAAATTGTACCTGTGTTCTAACATTTGACAATGTTCCAACTTTGCTTCCCCTCTGATATTTTCTAAATGCTGATTCTAACAGCTGTTACCAATCTCCTTAGAGTTCCAGCTTCCAATTGGTTCCTTTATGCACAAGACGTATTTGATTGCCACGATATCATAACCACGAATAGTTTCTCTTGGCACAGGTTTGGAGTGCcagaaaaatatcattcttaaccAACGTTTAGTTGTTCACATTACAACATTAGGAGTCTCTACAAAGCCCCCTTGTAAACACCTCTGATGACTTGATTACAGTCCAGGAGCCACAAGTCCAGTAGTTCATCTACACTAAAAGTAGCATTTCAGACGGTCAAGTTCAAGTAATGATCCATGACCATGTTCCAATTTCCATCAGTTTTACCAATACCATAACCACTCACTTGTAAAAGAGTACTCACAAGATTACAGTAGTGCAAAGCAATAAATTAGGTTAACCAAACAAGGTTTAAGAGATTGGCAGATATAGACTACTTTAAACTATTCCTAATTTGACTAAAAAATCAAGCTTGGTTTATGCAACTTGTATACGGGAATCGGACTCCAGTATTGATCAAGATGTCTGCTCAACTTATAAGAACAACCATATGCCCTCATCGTCAATCTTAATTGACGATTGACCATAAGGTGTGTATCGCTCATTGTAAGTCGTTCCAGCATCCCAAATCTAGTTCTAACAAATGGTCTTATCAAGATCCGGCAGATCCCAGAGTAGTTTCACTACAATATATAATGTCAGACAACATAAACTAATAAAGCTGAAATGAAGCAAATCCAGCGACCAAAATGCTCGAGAGGCGAACGAGCATAACCTGTTGAAAGCTCTTGATGGTTTTACCGAAGCTCCGCccgatctcggggagcttcttcgGGCCGAAGACGAGCGCCGCGACTCCGGCGATCACGACGAGCTCGGGGACCCCGAGTCCGAACAAGCAGCGGCACCCGAGGGCGCCGCCCCCGTGCTGCCGCCGAAGAAGGGGGGCGCGGGCCGCCCTCCCTCCGCCGGAGACGAGGAACAGGGAGCTGGAGGAGGCGGGGGAGGAGGGTTTCCTCAGGACCCGAGGCGTGGATGCCATTAGAGAGGTAGAAGGAAACGCCATGGCGGCCATCTTAGGATCAGCTCGCTCGCTCCTTCCGTATCGGAGTCCACTCACGCCTTCAAGACGATTGATATTTTTCCTAGTTTTGTCTCTTACCATAGGAGTGGGTTACTGATCGAATGGACCGGCTCAACCGATTTCGTCGTAAGAAATAGATCGGACCGCTGGGTCGAACCGGAACCACCATCAACAAGACCTTGACTCGGTCCCTCGTCGTCCGGAGACTGATTGAACCGCCCATGGCCGATCTGGTTCATAGAAACCGTAAGAACCGGCCAATTCAAACCGAATAATTctggttctatcatcaaaatgaCTTAAAAGCCCTCGGTTCCAAGTCATCTTATCCTTTGTCGAGGATATTATAGTCTTTtggaaaaagacaaaaaaaggagaagataataggaaagaaagaaggaaatataaaatataaaatactttCATGTATAGTTCTTTAGAAATTTGTTTATCTTATCAGACACAGTTTGATCAATTTGgtctttattttcattttttttagttgGTCGATGCATTTCAAAAAAATTTCAAGCAAACATCATAAAATCAAAAACATGTTATGGACTGCAAATAAGAGAAAAATCTTATTTTTGCATATATAACTTCTCATCATACACATGTTTTTGCACTGCCCCTCTAACTTGATATATGCATCAtaatatcaatttatatttaGATAAATGTCTCTCTAGTATAACACAACAATGAAAATGTTACTGTCTCAACTATTTGAAATCAAACAATAAAAACAAAAAGGGCAGACATTGACTTGGAGAAAATTATAGAAATAAACATGCAATTTCACAGATCAATATATATAAGAGAACAAACTCATAACAATTAACTTGGTTGATGTTAAAAATGCAGATTAGGTTGTCATACTGGCGATAAATAAATCCGACAAAGAAACATTTGCGCAGGTCCACCAATTGAAACAAGTTAATGTCTAAATGAAAATTAGAACTGCATTCACCAATGTACACTTTGGCATGGGTTCACATTTCCACAAAGAAAGTCGAACAATTAGAGTTGTTTCCATACAGATTGAACCTCTAACTGAAATCAGATACAGATATATGCCGAAAGAAGAGCTTCCACAGTTGACAGTTGCTGTGGACTTCCCAGGCAGCCATCGATTGGGCAGCCACCGAATGATTTAGCTAGTTTTCTTAGTCCAAATGTCAAATCATTCAGGGTTCCAGATAATGAAAATAACAATGAGAAAGATGATAGGATTTGGATACAGGGTAGCACGAAAATGGTGAATATACAGTAAACATTCATCTGTCAAGTGACCTGCAAATTGAGTAACTGAATGTTTTGAAGCTTTTCATCTGCCACCTTCTTCTGCATGCCAGAAATGATGTGAGGCCAGGCTCACCAAAAGAAAGCCTGTCTACTGTGAATGTGACACAGATTCACTAGGTTAAGAAGGCCGAGCAGTTGAGCATCATGGGGACTCAGTCTTCATTTAATCTGATCTTGGACGACTGTCACCATCTCTATGGCGGTTATTGTACAGTGGCAAGAGCCAATGAGATCCAGGCTTCCTACTACCACAACACCGCCAATACAGGAGCAGGACCAACAGCAATATACCAATTGGAATTGCCCATCTGctccaataataaaaatattattgaaaaaagcTCAGTGAAAAAGGTTTGATGCACACTCGGTTGAAACAATATGAGAAAGGAATTGAGAAAATCTTGCCTGTCCAAATCAAGAAAAGGGCTGTAAACTATAGTCTCCCATGTAGATACGATTACATGCCAAGAAGGATTATAGTACATTGATTCCGATGACCAGAACATTCTTGTATATGTTTCTAAGAAAATAAACATTGCCCAGCCAGCAATCTCCAACAAAAAAAACTTGATGATAAACCGGCCCACCATAGCCACAGTAAGTGAGAAAATCACCAACCAATTTGAGAGTCTATCATTGTAGTCCTTGATGAAAAGTGATCGGGATTTCCCAAGCATCTGGAAATCAAGATCAGAAACAATTCATTAATTCACTGACAAGATTCAGAGTCATTTCAAGATTAGATTGGATGCCAGGAAGATTTATCTCATGCAAGCAAGAGAGCATGGCATTTTCTTTCCCTGACACAATCAAGTCACATTCAATATTTCGACCAAGCCTCAATGCTAGTGACACAAAATAGGAGAAAACTGATTGAAAAAACACGCAATCTAACCTTCATCATCTTCTGTTTATATAATTCTTTCGAAGGCCCAACACATTGTCTTTCAAAAGTTTCATTGCACTGAAGAAAACCAGCATTGAATTTTGCCATGGAAGGAAGTCTCATGACTTGAAGGTGATCCATTTTATCCTCACACTCTGTGTATTTGGCTTCACATAATTTTGATGACTGATATTCATTTTCCAGGAGAAACGTTCTGTAAACCTGAAAAAGTGCTCAAACAAGTAAACACAAAAACAGTATAATAAGCATGACGAACATCCAAGCCTaaaatcaaaataagaaagagattATCCTTAAGAAACAGGTATTCATGAATATCTACAGTGGACCACTATTGAACACAGAGAAGTTCTATCTCATTTAGTACAAGTTGAAAATTTCACATGATGCAGACTAGGCAAGTCCTACTTATACCCAGATCCACTTCAGAGCATGTTCTAGCATATTTTTAGTATCACCACCAAAAGTCCAATTTCAAAACACTGATTTCTGGTCCAAGTGCTCGTCTCTTCTTTTGCTTTGAAAGATCAACTGCAGTCCCCTCAGTAAGAAAGCAGATATTAAACCTCTCAGATATAAGTTCAGTTACTTGTACCCAGTCCCTATTTAAGCAAACCATAGCATTGTCAAGAGAAATATGAAGACAACAATTACTTAAATACCTTTGACGATTTTGTTTTCAGTTTTATACTCTGTTTCCTGTCTTAAAGTTCTCTTAGTATTCTACACCTATCCATCTTCTAGAGCTTTTTATGGGATTAGAGTTGAGAACAGAGATCTAAAAAAGAGACAGGAAGACTAAAAAAAGCATAGGTTTTTTTGTGTAATAGCAGGAACTATTTTTCCAACGgaataaagagaaaatttttgtcAATAAAGATTTCACCATGGCAAAAAAGTATTAGTATTGTGTATAGTTATGGTTATTTTAACTCAATGGACTAACATATACAAtggtttatatataaaaaaaggttTCCTATACATCAATCTAAAGTTGTTTGCACTAATATGCAGATTTCAAAGATCCTCGATATTGGCACTTCTAAATTACAGCACCTTCCAATCACATAATTTAAGGGTCAAAGATATTCCTCGCAGCTCCTCTCCTATACTGCTAAACATTAACCAgaattctaaaaaaatatttgCAGTTCTAACTATTGTTTGTTGATAGATGTTTTCACCTATTTATTCTCCATGATTGTAAAGTGAAGAAGAATGCTAGTGTAGCTCTTAAAGGGTCTCAATTGGTACCACTCGTCAATGCAAAACTTTAACATCGAACACATGGTTGTACCTTTTGTATTTCATCATCAAGTTTCACAATAGATTGTTCAGCATGATGCCGACCAAAACGCTGCCGATCAAACAACTTTTTTGCTTCAGCCTTTGATTCTTCATGAACTTCTTGCAGCCTGTTTTCTTGTATTGGTAGCCGCATAATGTCCATTCGTTGACTGTATAATTTCAAGCAACGCTCAAGAATCACCTTATTGAATACTTCAACGATAGAACCTGTGGATGGAATTTCTCCTTTATTTAAGGCTTCAAGAATCTGAAAAAAAACAATGGATACAATAATCAGAATTAAGCATGATGCATATGAGCTTCTTCTGGATACTTTAAATTCAGGTTGATGTTCTCAACTTGTGCATGTAAACCATGACAAATAACCAAGGATAATGACAGTATCAAATTAATAATTTAGGGAATGAAGAGAAATTTATGCAAAAGCACCTGCTCTAGGAAAGCTACAAACTCATTTCCGTTTAGAGGTTTTCCCTGGATAATTTTTGGACGTATGATGGTTGCAACAAGTTGTTTCAACTGCTCCCTCTTTTCCACATACAATTGATCCAGCTCACTGTCCTTCATGTCACAAAGTTTTGTCCTTTGAAGATGAGGCTGTCATAAGTTCAAGGCTCTTGTAAGCACCACAAGGCAAAATTGCATGAAATGAATATCAGCACATATGTTATCTTataaaaacttagaaaaataagtTCCAAGTGTGGGCATTGTAACACAATTATGATGCACATTACAACAATAAACTAATAGGACCTTAGCTGATATGCTACCCAGGTTATGGAGCTTTGGATCCAAATTCAGCTAACAAAATAACAACAGAAGATAAATAAAAGAGCTTGTAAGTTCCCGAATATTGAGAAAGCTAAGGCACACAtgaaacatggataattcaaaatgcACACCATGTCCATTGGAATAGATACTCAAATATTATATACCTCTTGACGCATGTTCAACACTTCATCAGATGCCCTTTTTAGTTAATTATTGAAAAAACACAGACATGCTTTTTGCTATCAGGGGATAGTTTCATGAAACTATTGGATTATCCCTTTTTTTAAGTGTGCTGACCTTTTAATGGTGGAACAATGGAACATACACCTTACGTAAGCATCTTGATGCGAAGAGCTGCTTTTGTAGACAAGTATTGCTGCCAGAGGCAATAAGCACTCTGCTACCTTATTTCTTGACATAAGGTACTCATCTGATTTCTTGGGCATTTACCACAGCATTGCAGTTTTATTACATTTCTATTGAGTATCAACAACCATACTGACATTTTTTCATATCTTTCCTTGCTGTTGGAGTTGTTGAGAAGATGTTTTATACAGCAGGATATTTTTCTGTGCATTAAAACATCCACATCACTGATTCCTGCTAGGATGTTCTACAGTAGAGTAATTCTTCCATTTTTAACAGCTCTGTGCAAAGTTTTATTGAACCTAAAACTCTTTAAAGCCCTCAAAGCAAACATGAAGTTCTCATGTTGTTGGGCCAAAACAAACGTTGACAAAGGCATACCAAAGAAGACTTCTCTGGAATCTCTGAATCTCCTAATATATAATTATTGACGTAAAATCAACTGTGATATTGACAAGATAAGTTAACCAAGTTTACCTGTGGTAAGCTAAAGGCAGTACTATTGTCACCCATTATTGCCAAGGAGTCTCGAATTTGGTTAACCTGATGCACCAAATGGAAAAGGATAGCAAAGGTTTTACAATAAAGATGGACGCAAAGCCCATAAACTGCTAGTCTAGAACAATATCCTAATATTGTTTATTCATGCATAAAAGTCTAACTTTACAGTTTGACCGAAGGCCGCACCTGATCAATGTTTCTGTCTCCtgaaattgaagaagaattttcaATTTAAACTACTAGGCATTGTATAAGTTTCCTATATGTATCAAATACAGGTGAAGAGAATATCAGCTAAGACTGACCATTATTGTTAGGTACCCGCCGAAGGGCTTCATTCACCATTTCTTGAACAGACTTTCCTTCTGTGTAatcataataaatatattttggtGAAATAGATAAATTAACGATACAGAGCATGAAAAGATTGTAAAGAAAATGCAGACATGAAAGGACAAAACAATATCACAAAGTTATGATCAACAAAAGAGTGGTGCTCAAAATTCAAGCTACATAATGTAACAAAAATGAGAAAATTAATCCCGCAGGCATTGGGAAGCAGCAACCATATTAACTG
The DNA window shown above is from Musa acuminata AAA Group cultivar baxijiao chromosome BXJ2-4, Cavendish_Baxijiao_AAA, whole genome shotgun sequence and carries:
- the LOC103983119 gene encoding sec-independent protein translocase protein TATA, chloroplastic → MAAMAFPSTSLMASTPRVLRKPSSPASSSSLFLVSGGGRAARAPLLRRQHGGGALGCRCLFGLGVPELVVIAGVAALVFGPKKLPEIGRSFGKTIKSFQQAAKEFETELKKDPEDSSNPPLVESPKAVSSEDDKKELETSGTKDST
- the LOC135610814 gene encoding uncharacterized protein LOC135610814; the protein is MGASFRNLAFWVVVLGFFLASAAASDPDDFRRAFPIVEPDSEHTKIRLAREGLEAIQRITNPIAVVAVIGPYRSGKSFLLNQLLSLSCDEGFGVGHMRDTKTKGMWVWGTPVDLDVDGTKVSILYLDTEGFESVGKSNVYDDRIFALATVMSSVLIYNLPETIREADISRLSFAVEIAEEFYGRVKGQDVAFEPAKLLWLIQRDFLQGKSVQEMVNEALRRVPNNNGDRNIDQVNQIRDSLAIMGDNSTAFSLPQPHLQRTKLCDMKDSELDQLYVEKREQLKQLVATIIRPKIIQGKPLNGNEFVAFLEQILEALNKGEIPSTGSIVEVFNKVILERCLKLYSQRMDIMRLPIQENRLQEVHEESKAEAKKLFDRQRFGRHHAEQSIVKLDDEIQKVYRTFLLENEYQSSKLCEAKYTECEDKMDHLQVMRLPSMAKFNAGFLQCNETFERQCVGPSKELYKQKMMKMLGKSRSLFIKDYNDRLSNWLVIFSLTVAMVGRFIIKFFLLEIAGWAMFIFLETYTRMFWSSESMYYNPSWHVIVSTWETIVYSPFLDLDRWAIPIGILLLVLLLYWRCCGSRKPGSHWLLPLYNNRHRDGDSRPRSD